In Nocardioides bizhenqiangii, the DNA window GCACAGGTCGTGGACCGGCTGGTCGCCCGCGGTGGCGCGATCGTGCTGGCCACCCACCGACCCGCGCTCGTCGAGCGCGCGAACATCGAGGTCGCCCTCGAGAACGCTACGAAAGCCTGACCAGCTTGTGCTCGACGAGCGCCTCGACGTACCGGGTGACGTCGCGGGTGCAGTCGGCCTCGCTGACGTCGTAGTCCTCGACCAGCTCCGCGACCAGCGACGCCAGCGTCCGCGGCGACTCGATCAGGTCCCAGATCTGCTGCCCCACCTCGTTGAGGCCGAGGTAGGCGAGGTCCTCGTTGAGGACGACGCGGGTCTCGTCGAACTGCGCCTCGACCACTCCGTCGTTGCGTGCGACCGTGCTCCCCGGATCAATCATGCGGTCGATGTTAGGTCGAACGCCCGAACTGGCTCACCGGGACGTACTGGTCCATCATCTCGCCGCCGACGACGACCCGCCCCGAGGTGCCGACCAGCCAGGCATGAGGAGCCGCGGCCGGATCGGTCCGGTCGAGCCCGATCACGACCACCCCGCGCCGGCGACGTAGGCGGAGCATCACGCTGGCCGCGAACGCCTGCTCCAGGCAGTTCCCGCCGCCCCGGCGCGCCGCGGACGCGACCGCAGTGGCGACGGCCGCCTCCGCACCGTCCGGCAGGTCGGGTCGCGCGGTCGCGGTGGGCGGCAGGGTCGGCCCCAGCACCCGCGACCACCTCTTCATCGGCACCCAGCGCCGGAGGGCGCGGCCCACCAGGAGCAGCGCCAGCGCCTCGACGACGCGCAGCCGACGCCGAAGGGTCCTCATCCGAACAGTCTGGCCTAGGCGCACTAGGCGCGGCGCACCCGTGCGCCGAGCAGGTAGAGCTCGCAGCCGAGGCAGAACGCGAAGACGGCGTTGAGCAGGGCGGCAGCGAGCGCGAGGCCGACCGCGATCTGGGCGACCAGCACCGCGCCGGTGAGGTAGCCGATCAGCGCGACCGCGGCGAAGGCGAGACCGACGCCCTGCGCGAACCGCGGCGGGCCCGGGTCCTCGAGCTCGGCCGGTGGCGTGAGCCGGGGACGGATCAGGCTGCGGAACACCAGCCCGGTCGGGGTGCGCTGGACACCGAGGGCGACGCCGAGCGCGAAGAGCACCGCTTGCACCGCGATCAGGGTGGCCGCGACCGGATCGGGCACGACCAGCGCCACCGCGAGGAGCACGGCGGTCACGGATGCCGTGAAGCGCGGACCGCGGGGATCGATCCCAATGAATGGAGCGGTCTTCGTGGTCTGGGTCATCGGGTCAGCCAATCTGCGCGATCGCCGCGAGCACCTGGCGCTTCTGCGGCGCACCGGCGGCGCGGAGCACCTCGTGCCCGCCCGGGTCGAGGATCAGGGTGGTCGGCGTGCGTCGTACGTCGAGGGTCCGGACCAGGTCGAGGTGCTGCTCGGCGTCGATCTCGACGTGGTGGACGCCGTCCTCGTGGGCGGCCACGTCGCTGAGCACCACCCGC includes these proteins:
- a CDS encoding PqqD family peptide modification chaperone, which gives rise to MIDPGSTVARNDGVVEAQFDETRVVLNEDLAYLGLNEVGQQIWDLIESPRTLASLVAELVEDYDVSEADCTRDVTRYVEALVEHKLVRLS
- a CDS encoding lasso peptide biosynthesis B2 protein; translated protein: MRTLRRRLRVVEALALLLVGRALRRWVPMKRWSRVLGPTLPPTATARPDLPDGAEAAVATAVASAARRGGGNCLEQAFAASVMLRLRRRRGVVVIGLDRTDPAAAPHAWLVGTSGRVVVGGEMMDQYVPVSQFGRST
- a CDS encoding DUF4395 domain-containing protein, with the protein product MTQTTKTAPFIGIDPRGPRFTASVTAVLLAVALVVPDPVAATLIAVQAVLFALGVALGVQRTPTGLVFRSLIRPRLTPPAELEDPGPPRFAQGVGLAFAAVALIGYLTGAVLVAQIAVGLALAAALLNAVFAFCLGCELYLLGARVRRA
- a CDS encoding thioredoxin family protein, with protein sequence MTGLAILAAAAVVAVAFGLYRRHVDGRFVAHADATPTAWDHVAAAASGTARGERATLVQFSSAFCAPCRTARVVLSDVAAHEDGVHHVEIDAEQHLDLVRTLDVRRTPTTLILDPGGHEVLRAAGAPQKRQVLAAIAQIG